In one window of Arachis ipaensis cultivar K30076 chromosome B06, Araip1.1, whole genome shotgun sequence DNA:
- the LOC110263350 gene encoding nuclear pore complex protein NUP85-like yields MSSALSVGWLDIVLENGLVEAVAVLISKMPRLCHESTNGKLGELFKSKPGFIKVKFAIQYMQRAIQKLLGCTEKNPEERKGCCLIVLFSYLYFG; encoded by the exons ATGTCATCTGCACTCTCAGTTGGTTGGCTTGATATTGTG TTAGAGAATGGGCTTGTGGAGGCAGTTGCTGTTCTTATTTCCAAAATGCCCCGCCTATGTCATGAATCTACTAATGGAAAATTAGGTGAACTCTTTAAATCCAAGCCTGGCTTCATCAAG GTAAAGTTTGCAATCCAATACATGCAAAGAGCAATTCAAAAGCTTTTGGGTTGCACTGAAAAAAATCCAGAAGAAAGGAAAGGGTGCTGCCTAATTGTTCTATTCTCATACTTGTATTTTGGATGA